A window of the Chloroflexus sp. Y-396-1 genome harbors these coding sequences:
- a CDS encoding nucleoside-diphosphate sugar epimerase/dehydratase — MKLVPSPTRNRYFLILDAVLLPLMAYLSFIVRLDDWPQGNSLLGWFILATITTPVHLLVFRRFGIYSRYWRYASIDELLLLISALSWAMIISTPVAFIVAGMTPMALLPRSVPIIFFCFGLAATITPRLLARIRWHQVIRKRKLLSEQNGRLQRVLIMGAGSAGTMIARELRDNPQLGIVAVGFLDDDPLKQGMHIHGVPVAGSRYDIPRLAREHRVDYVIIAMPSAAGKDIRSIVELCDRTGVKTKIIPGLYEMLDGKVSVNQLRNVQIEDLLRRPPVQTDIRAVHNLLRGKRVMVTGGGGSIGSELCRQILRAHPAELIILGHGENSVFTIEQELRRLLPSTTKLSVVIADIRFVERIVHVFEQHRPEVVFHAAAHKHVPLMELHPSEAVTNNVLGTRNLLSAAMRVDVSHFVMISSDKAVNPTSVMGATKRVAELLVHEAARQSGRAYVAVRFGNVLGSRGSVVLTFKQQIAMGGPVTVTHPEMRRFFMTIPEAVQLTLQAAVLGKGGEVFVLDMGEPIRIVDLARDMIELSGLKVGRDIDIVFTGLRPGEKLYEELFVEGEEYERTDHAKIFIARNASRFVPRALAEQIRVLETAAINDNKEVILHVLHRLVPTFKQPIPVPMAEPKPQEQAVGEPLWRRQLASD, encoded by the coding sequence TTGAAGCTTGTACCATCACCCACTCGTAATCGTTATTTCCTCATCTTAGATGCTGTGCTCTTGCCGCTTATGGCCTACTTGAGCTTCATAGTAAGGCTTGATGATTGGCCGCAAGGCAATTCACTGCTCGGTTGGTTTATCCTCGCAACAATTACTACCCCAGTACATTTGCTCGTCTTTCGTCGTTTTGGCATCTACTCACGCTACTGGCGGTACGCTTCTATCGATGAATTACTATTGTTGATTTCAGCGCTTTCGTGGGCAATGATCATCTCGACGCCGGTGGCGTTCATCGTTGCCGGTATGACGCCAATGGCTCTCTTGCCACGGTCGGTACCGATCATCTTCTTCTGCTTCGGGCTGGCGGCTACGATTACGCCCCGCTTGTTGGCCCGCATTCGCTGGCATCAGGTAATCCGCAAACGGAAATTGTTGTCCGAGCAGAACGGTCGATTGCAGCGGGTCTTGATCATGGGTGCTGGTTCGGCCGGTACGATGATCGCCCGCGAACTGCGTGATAATCCGCAGCTTGGGATCGTTGCCGTCGGTTTTCTTGATGATGATCCTCTCAAGCAGGGAATGCATATCCATGGCGTGCCGGTAGCTGGGAGTCGCTACGATATTCCACGCCTTGCTCGCGAACATAGAGTAGATTATGTGATTATCGCGATGCCTTCGGCAGCCGGCAAAGACATCCGTAGCATTGTGGAACTGTGCGACCGCACTGGCGTGAAGACCAAAATCATTCCCGGGCTTTACGAGATGCTCGACGGCAAAGTAAGCGTGAATCAGTTACGCAATGTCCAGATCGAAGATCTACTCCGTCGTCCGCCGGTACAGACTGACATTAGAGCCGTTCACAATCTCCTCCGGGGGAAACGGGTAATGGTTACTGGCGGCGGTGGCTCAATTGGTTCAGAACTCTGTCGCCAGATTCTGCGCGCCCATCCGGCCGAGCTGATTATTCTTGGACATGGCGAGAACTCGGTCTTCACGATCGAGCAAGAATTACGTCGGCTGCTTCCATCAACAACGAAGCTCTCAGTCGTTATTGCCGATATTCGCTTCGTTGAGCGGATCGTGCACGTTTTTGAGCAACACCGACCAGAAGTTGTCTTTCACGCTGCTGCGCACAAGCATGTGCCACTGATGGAACTCCATCCTTCTGAAGCGGTTACCAATAATGTGCTGGGTACCCGTAACCTGCTAAGCGCAGCCATGCGAGTAGATGTAAGTCATTTCGTGATGATCTCGAGCGATAAGGCTGTTAATCCGACCAGTGTCATGGGTGCCACAAAACGGGTGGCCGAGCTCCTGGTACACGAGGCAGCGCGTCAGAGTGGCCGTGCCTACGTGGCTGTGCGCTTCGGGAACGTTCTGGGTTCGCGCGGTTCGGTGGTGCTGACGTTTAAACAACAGATCGCCATGGGTGGCCCCGTCACAGTGACCCATCCAGAGATGCGGCGCTTCTTTATGACTATTCCCGAGGCAGTGCAGTTGACGCTGCAAGCGGCAGTGCTGGGGAAGGGTGGCGAGGTATTTGTTCTCGATATGGGAGAACCGATCCGGATTGTTGATCTCGCCCGCGATATGATTGAATTATCCGGCTTGAAAGTCGGTCGTGACATCGATATTGTCTTTACCGGTTTACGTCCAGGCGAGAAACTCTACGAAGAGCTATTCGTTGAGGGCGAGGAATACGAACGCACCGATCATGCAAAGATCTTTATCGCTCGTAATGCCTCGCGCTTCGTGCCACGTGCGCTGGCCGAACAGATTCGTGTCCTCGAAACGGCGGCAATCAATGATAACAAAGAGGTCATACTCCACGTTCTGCATCGATTGGTACCCACCTTCAAACAGCCTATACCGGTTCCGATGGCTGAACCGAAACCACAAGAACAGGCGGTGGGCGAACCGTTGTGGCGTAGACAACTGGCCAGTGATTAA
- a CDS encoding DegT/DnrJ/EryC1/StrS aminotransferase family protein, whose product MSIPMSSPDITEAEIQAVQQVLRTSYLSIGPQINAFEQAMARYVGLPHAIGVNSGTSGLHLCCIATDARDGDLVITTPFSFIASANSILYERAVPVFVDVDPVTGNIDPQLVAEAVTDLMRGGASSQRWLPRQYNARGALKAIMPVHAFGQPADMDPINAIAAEYGLYVIEDACEAIGSTYKGKMAGTLSDAAVFAFYPNKQMTTGEGGMIVTRHDDWAQLFRSLRNQGRDVFDAWLNHTRLGYNYRLDEMSAALGVIQLQRIEELIARRAQVAAWYNEQLADLELVERPQLSPYTTRMSWFVYVVRILPPADRNTVMRRLAAAGIPSRPYFTPIHLQPFYRRMFGYEPGDFPITERLGDRSLALPFSSVMREEQVAEVAHHLRQALI is encoded by the coding sequence GTGTCAATTCCAATGTCATCACCCGATATTACCGAAGCCGAGATTCAGGCTGTTCAGCAAGTGTTACGTACCAGTTATCTCAGTATCGGGCCGCAGATCAATGCCTTTGAACAGGCAATGGCCCGCTATGTTGGCTTGCCGCATGCCATAGGCGTAAACTCAGGCACCAGTGGGTTACATCTCTGCTGTATTGCCACCGATGCCCGCGATGGTGATCTGGTGATTACGACGCCATTCTCGTTTATCGCTTCGGCCAACAGCATCCTGTACGAACGGGCTGTTCCGGTCTTCGTTGATGTTGATCCGGTCACCGGGAATATCGATCCGCAACTTGTGGCCGAGGCTGTAACCGATCTGATGCGTGGCGGCGCCTCTTCGCAGCGGTGGTTACCGCGTCAATACAACGCACGTGGTGCGCTTAAGGCCATTATGCCGGTTCATGCCTTCGGCCAACCGGCTGATATGGACCCCATTAATGCCATAGCAGCCGAATATGGGTTATACGTGATCGAAGATGCGTGTGAAGCTATTGGCTCCACCTACAAAGGGAAAATGGCAGGTACTCTGAGCGATGCAGCCGTCTTTGCCTTTTATCCCAACAAACAGATGACGACCGGTGAAGGTGGCATGATCGTCACGCGCCACGACGATTGGGCACAGTTGTTTCGCTCACTACGTAATCAAGGGCGTGATGTTTTTGATGCCTGGCTCAACCATACTCGGCTTGGCTACAACTATCGGTTGGATGAAATGAGTGCAGCGCTCGGTGTTATCCAATTGCAGAGAATTGAAGAATTGATTGCCCGTCGTGCACAGGTTGCTGCCTGGTATAACGAACAACTGGCCGATCTCGAACTGGTCGAACGCCCGCAACTTAGCCCATACACTACCCGCATGAGTTGGTTTGTCTACGTAGTACGCATTTTGCCACCTGCCGACCGTAACACGGTGATGCGCCGGCTAGCTGCCGCTGGTATTCCCAGTCGCCCATACTTTACGCCGATTCACTTGCAACCCTTTTACCGCAGGATGTTTGGGTACGAACCGGGTGATTTTCCGATCACCGAACGGCTTGGTGATCGATCACTGGCGCTACCTTTTTCGAGCGTGATGCGCGAGGAGCAAGTTGCTGAAGTTGCTCATCATCTGCGGCAGGCCTTGATTTGA
- a CDS encoding acetyltransferase has product MTQRILIIGAGGHGQVVADILTCAAASGQPYQPIGYLDDDPRRHGQRLVGLPVLGAITDLSTIPHDGVIVAIGDNRIRSRLFTELQARGERFVQAIHPTAIIAADVPIGPGTMICAGVIVNPGSVIGANVILNTACTVDHHNHIRDHSHIAPGVHTGGEVEVGIGALIGIGATVMPRRRVGAWSTVGAGALVQRDVPAETVVVGVPAQPLYVRAVGE; this is encoded by the coding sequence ATGACCCAACGAATTCTGATCATCGGTGCAGGTGGTCACGGACAGGTTGTAGCCGATATTCTGACGTGTGCTGCTGCGAGCGGTCAACCGTACCAGCCTATCGGCTATCTCGACGATGATCCACGACGTCATGGGCAGCGGCTGGTAGGTTTACCGGTGTTGGGAGCTATCACTGACCTGTCAACCATTCCGCACGATGGCGTCATTGTGGCAATTGGTGATAACCGGATTCGGTCGCGTTTGTTTACTGAACTGCAAGCACGGGGAGAACGTTTTGTCCAGGCTATTCATCCTACGGCTATTATCGCCGCTGATGTTCCGATTGGCCCTGGTACTATGATCTGCGCCGGTGTGATAGTTAATCCTGGTAGTGTTATTGGCGCTAATGTCATTCTTAATACTGCCTGCACGGTCGATCATCATAATCACATCCGTGATCATTCGCATATCGCACCTGGTGTTCATACCGGTGGTGAAGTAGAGGTTGGCATCGGCGCCCTGATTGGTATTGGCGCCACTGTGATGCCACGGCGGCGTGTCGGGGCATGGAGTACTGTCGGAGCCGGCGCCCTCGTTCAACGCGATGTGCCGGCTGAGACGGTTGTCGTCGGTGTCCCCGCGCAACCACTCTACGTGCGGGCCGTGGGTGAATAA